Proteins from a genomic interval of Treponema succinifaciens DSM 2489:
- the lepB gene encoding signal peptidase I, with translation MKNFSLIIKLNLICSAIFSVLCLYMHLDISAVAFPLSAGFTVLLYFASYVELVKNKSVRRLNSVRRVFQYEPFVFITAFVIQRSGKFGFPAGFDFLCAFAWIMILVLSLLAQYFLAEKRIASLDSGWAEFLKANPCKKPKGIKRVAVEILEWIDALFQAVFTIMLLNIFIFQLYEIPSESMVPTFLIKDRVVVLKSLAGPKFPLSNAGFPYLQKYKRGDIVVFRNPHYGSDRENEVKTFFSQFIYMCSLTLLKTNTDEHGEIKADPLVKRVTAVPGEQIYMLDGTLYSRTKDNQEFKPVEQDSSWAAWNLNPLSSKIKSKIQTIPLSESQAESTLKIEEQRRTLDLNSAKSECEKLSKEFARYARPKENSGKSIEEIFSARDLFVYNLFSNINNETISLLTVKGGSDWVDSFLNSWHRENNILNQLGSDAYMESSFRLNVMAKLLFGRILVRNASLLASEIPVSKWQTDSVRMEYLKAAQELCLYILEMDLRNLPVFPANDKNGNAQYIPENCYFMMGDNRYNSLDMRHSYEQTLISISPMDSMSVTYYTSLAPQYVNRSRMLGKACFRFWPLNRVGIPKSGLTD, from the coding sequence ATGAAAAATTTTTCGTTGATTATAAAACTTAATTTAATTTGCTCGGCAATTTTTTCTGTTCTGTGTCTTTATATGCATCTGGATATTTCAGCCGTGGCATTTCCTCTTTCCGCAGGATTTACTGTTCTTCTTTATTTTGCTTCATACGTTGAGCTTGTAAAAAATAAATCAGTGCGCCGCTTGAATTCTGTGCGCCGTGTTTTTCAGTACGAGCCTTTTGTTTTTATAACGGCTTTTGTTATTCAGCGTTCTGGAAAATTTGGATTTCCTGCTGGCTTTGATTTTTTGTGCGCTTTTGCTTGGATTATGATTCTAGTTCTTTCTCTTTTGGCGCAGTATTTTCTTGCTGAAAAACGGATTGCGTCTCTTGATTCCGGCTGGGCTGAATTTTTAAAGGCAAATCCTTGCAAAAAGCCAAAGGGAATAAAGCGTGTTGCCGTTGAAATTCTTGAATGGATTGACGCGCTTTTTCAGGCTGTCTTTACAATAATGCTTTTGAACATTTTTATTTTTCAGCTTTACGAAATTCCGTCAGAAAGCATGGTTCCGACTTTTCTTATAAAAGACAGAGTTGTTGTTTTAAAATCTCTTGCCGGTCCGAAGTTTCCGCTTAGCAACGCAGGATTTCCGTATCTTCAAAAATACAAGAGAGGCGACATTGTTGTTTTTAGAAATCCGCATTACGGAAGCGACCGTGAAAATGAAGTGAAAACTTTTTTCAGCCAGTTTATTTATATGTGCAGCCTTACGCTTTTAAAGACAAATACAGATGAGCACGGCGAAATAAAAGCCGACCCTCTTGTAAAGCGTGTAACCGCAGTTCCGGGCGAACAGATTTATATGCTTGACGGAACTCTTTATTCGCGCACAAAAGATAATCAGGAATTTAAGCCTGTAGAGCAGGACTCTTCTTGGGCTGCCTGGAATTTGAATCCGCTTTCTTCAAAGATAAAGTCAAAAATACAGACAATTCCTCTTTCTGAATCACAGGCTGAATCGACTTTGAAAATTGAAGAGCAGCGCAGAACTCTTGACTTGAACAGCGCAAAATCTGAATGCGAAAAACTTTCCAAGGAATTTGCTCGTTATGCGCGTCCAAAAGAAAATTCAGGCAAATCTATAGAAGAAATTTTTTCAGCGCGGGATTTATTTGTCTATAATTTGTTTTCAAATATAAACAACGAAACGATTTCGCTTTTAACTGTAAAAGGAGGCTCCGATTGGGTTGACTCATTTCTGAACAGCTGGCACCGTGAAAATAATATTTTAAATCAGCTTGGAAGCGACGCATATATGGAATCAAGTTTTAGGCTCAATGTAATGGCAAAGCTTTTATTCGGCAGGATTCTTGTAAGAAATGCAAGCCTTTTAGCTTCGGAAATTCCTGTTTCAAAATGGCAGACTGATTCCGTGCGCATGGAATATCTTAAGGCGGCTCAGGAACTTTGCCTTTACATTCTTGAAATGGATTTAAGAAATCTTCCTGTTTTTCCTGCAAATGACAAGAATGGAAACGCTCAGTACATTCCAGAAAACTGCTATTTTATGATGGGCGACAACCGCTACAATTCTCTTGATATGCGCCATAGCTATGAGCAGACTTTAATTTCAATTTCGCCAATGGATTCAATGTCTGTAACTTACTATACAAGCCTTGCGCCTCAATATGTAAACAGAAGCCGTATGCTTGGAAAAGCCTGCTTTAGATTCTGGCCCTTGAACCGTGTTGGAATTCCTAAAAGCGGTTTGACTGACTAA